Proteins encoded in a region of the Elaeis guineensis isolate ETL-2024a chromosome 7, EG11, whole genome shotgun sequence genome:
- the LOC140859391 gene encoding ubiquitin-conjugating enzyme E2 7-like produces the protein MATETHAKLLLQKQLKELYRNAVEGFSAGLVDENNIFEWKVTIIGPVDTIYEGGVFDVVMTFPPNYPNSPPEVRFTSEMWHPNVYTDGRVCISILHAPGDDPHGYEKASERWLPVHTVTTIILSVISMLSSPNVESPANVDAAIEWRERRHAFRKKVARIVRRSQEML, from the coding sequence ATGGCCACCGAGACCCATGCAAAACTCCTCCTCCAAAAACAGCTCAAGGAGCTCTACCGGAACGCCGTAGAAGGCTTCTCCGCTGGCCTCGTCGATGAGAACAACATCTTCGAGTGGAAGGTGACCATCATTGGTCCCGTCGACACCATCTACGAAGGTGGCGTGTTCGACGTCGTGATGACGTTTCCACCTAACTACCCCAACAGCCCACCTGAGGTCCGCTTCACGTCGGAGATGTGGCATCCCAACGTGTACACCGACGGGCGCGTGTGCATCTCCATCCTGCATGCCCCTGGCGACGACCCGCATGGTTACGAGAAGGCCAGCGAGCGGTGGTTGCCCGTGCACACCGTCACAACCATAATTCTAAGCGTCATCTCCATGCTTTCGAGCCCTAACGTTGAGTCGCCGGCCAATGTGGACGCTGCGATCGAGTGGAGGGAGAGGAGACATGCGTTCAGGAAGAAGGTTGCTCGCATAGTAAGGAGGTCTCAGGAAATGCTGTGA